A window from Salvia miltiorrhiza cultivar Shanhuang (shh) chromosome 2, IMPLAD_Smil_shh, whole genome shotgun sequence encodes these proteins:
- the LOC131012072 gene encoding phosphoenolpyruvate carboxylase, whose amino-acid sequence MAKKLEKMTSIDAQLRALAPGKVSEDDKLVEYDALLLDRFLDILQSLHGEVLRETVQNCYELSAEYEGKLDPKKLEELGNMLTNLDPGDSIVIAKAFSNMLNLANLAEEVQIASRRRNKQKKGDYTDESNATTESNIEETLRRLVVQLKKSPQEVFDALKNQTVDLVLTAHPTQSVRRSLLQKHGRIRHCLASLYAKDITPDDKHELDEALQREIQAAFRTDEIRRNPPAPQDEMRAGMSYFHETICKGVPKFLRRVDTALKNIGINERIPYNAPVIQFSSWMGGDRDGNPRVTPEVTRDVCLLARMMAANLYYSQIEELMFELSMWRCNEDLRVRADELHRSSKRDAKHFIEFWKTIPVSEPYRVILGDVRDKLYLTRERTRHLLTQGTSDIPEEATFTTVEQFLEPLELCYRSLNASGDGSIADGSLLDFLRQISTFGLSFVRLDIRQESDRHTDVLDAITKHLGIGSFKEWSEERRQEWLLSELNSKRPLFGPDLPKTEEIAEVLDTFQVLAELPSDCFGAYIISMATAPSDVLAVELLQRECRVKQPLRVVPLFEKLADLVAAPAAVARLFSIEWYKNRIDGKQEVMIGYSDSGKDAGRLSAAWQLYKAQEELIKVAKKFGVKLTMFHGRGGTVGRGGGPTHLAILSQPPESVHGSLRVTVQGEVIEQSFGEEHLCFRTLQRYTSATLEHGMNPPVSPKPEWRALLDEITVVATDEYRSIVFKEPRFVEYFRLATPELEYGRMNIGSRPSKRKASGGIESLRAIPWIFAWTQTRFHLPVWLGFGGAFQHAIKKDAKNLKMLQDMYNQWPFFRVTIDLVEMVFAKGDPGIAALYDKLLVSQDLLSFGHKLRANYEETKSLLLKIAGHTDLLEGDPYLKQRLRLRDSYITTLNVCQAYTLKRIRDPNYHVKLRPHISKDYFDSKPAAELVKLNPTSEYAPGLEDTLILTMKGIAAGMQNTG is encoded by the exons ATGGCGAAAAAATTAGAGAAGATGACATCAATTGATGCTCAGTTGAGGGCTTTGGCCCCCGGGAAAGTCTCCGAAGACGACAAGCTCGTTGAGTACGACGCGCTGCTTTTGGATCGATTCCTTGATATTCTGCAGAGCTTGCATGGAGAAGTTCTCAGAGAAACG GTGCAAAACTGTTATGAGCTTTCTGCAGAGTACGAAGGGAAACTCGATCCGAAAAAATTAGAAGAGCTTGGAAATATGCTGACAAATTTGGATCCAGGGGATTCAATTGTCATTGCTAAAGCCTTTTCTAACATGCTCAACTTGGCGAACTTGGCCGAGGAAGTTCAGATTGCTTCTCGCAGGCGCAACAAGCAGAAGAAAGGAGATTATACTGATGAAAGCAATGCAACCACCGAGTCAAACATTGAAGAGACTCTGAGAAGGCTGGTTGTTCAGTTGAAGAAGTCGCCTCAAGAAGTTTTTGATGCGTTGAAGAATCAGACCGTGGATTTGGTCCTCACCGCACATCCCACCCAGTCAGTTCGAAGGTCGTTGCTTCAAAAGCATGGAAG GATCCGTCATTGCTTAGCAAGTTTGTACGCCAAAGACATAACACCCGATGATAAACATGAGCTTGATGAGGCTTTGCAAAGGGAG ATTCAAGCTGCTTTTCGAACTGATGAAATACGAAGGAACCCTCCTGCCCCCCAAGACGAAATGAGGGCAGGCATGAGTTACTTTCATGAAACAATCTGCAAAGGTGTTCCAAAATTTCTGCGCCGTGTTGATACAGCACTTAAGAATATCGGGATCAATGAGCGCATTCCATACAATGCTCCTGTAATCCAATTTTCTTCTTGGATGGGTGGAGACCGTGATG GGAATCCGAGGGTTACTCCTGAAGTCACTAGGGACGTCTGCTTACTGGCTAGAATGATGGCTGCTAACTTGTACTATTCCCAAATAGAGGAGCTTATGTTTGAG TTGTCCATGTGGCGTTGCAATGAAGATCTTCGTGTCCGAGCTGATGAACTCCACAGGTCTTCCAAGAGAGATGCAAAGCATTTCATAG AATTTTGGAAAACAATCCCGGTTAGCGAGCCCTATCGTGTAATTCTCGGTGATGTAAGGGATAAGCTCTACCTCACACGCGAGCGCACTCGCCATTTATTAACTCAAGGAACGTCGGATATCCCTGAAGAGGCGACATTCACCACTGTTGAGCAG TTCCTGGAACCTCTTGAGCTGTGCTATAGATCCCTAAATGCTTCTGGCGATGGGTCAATTGCTGATGGCAGCCTTCTGGATTTTCTCCGACAAATCTCGACATTTGGGCTGTCATTTGTGAGGCTCGACATACGGCAAGAATCAGACAGGCACACTGATGTCCTAGACGCCATCACAAAGCACTTGGGCATAGGGTCGTTCAAAGAGTGGTCCGAGGAGCGCAGGCAAGAATGGCTCCTCTCTGAACTCAACAGCAAGCGTCCTCTCTTCGGACCGGATCTCCCCAAAACCGAAGAGATTGCTGAGGTCCTCGACACGTTCCAGGTACTGGCCGAGCTCCCATCAGACTGCTTCGGCGCCTACATCATCTCAATGGCCACAGCACCCTCGGATGTGCTGGCCGTCGAGCTTCTGCAGCGGGAATGCCGTGTGAAGCAGCCACTGAGAGTCGTCCCGCTCTTTGAGAAACTAGCTGATCTCGTGGCTGCTCCTGCTGCCGTTGCGCGTCTCTTCTCGATCGAGTGGTACAAGAACAGAATCGACGGTAAGCAGGAGGTGATGATCGGCTACTCCGACTCGGGCAAAGATGCGGGCAGGCTATCGGCAGCGTGGCAGCTGTACAAGGCTCAGGAGGAGCTCATCAAAGTCGCCAAGAAGTTTGGCGTGAAGCTGACGATGTTCCACGGGCGTGGCGGAACTGTGGGGCGAGGAGGCGGCCCGACTCACCTTGCAATTCTGTCTCAGCCCCCGGAGTCGGTGCACGGATCTCTCCGTGTCACGGTCCAGGGAGAAGTGATCGAGCAGTCATTCGGTGAGGAACACCTCTGCTTTAGAACACTCCAACGCTACACTTCTGCGACGCTGGAGCACGGCATGAACCCGCCGGTCTCCCCCAAGCCCGAGTGGCGTGCACTTCTTGATGAGATCACAGTGGTTGCCACAGACGAGTATCGGTCCATCGTCTTCAAAGAACCGCGCTTTGTGGAGTACTTCCGGCTT GCGACTCCTGAGCTAGAGTATGGTAGGATGAACATCGGGAGCCGGCCGTCAAAAAGGAAAGCAAGCGGGGGGATTGAATCACTGCGGGCAATCCCATGGATCTTCGCGTGGACGCAGACGAGATTCCATCTGCCAGTGTGGCTGGGCTTCGGAGGGGCATTCCAACACGCGATAAAGAAGGACGCCAAGAACCTCAAGATGCTGCAAGACATGTACAACCAATGGCCTTTCTTCCGAGTCACCATTGACTTAGTGGAGATGGTGTTCGCCAAGGGAGACCCCGGCATTGCCGCCTTGTATGACAAGCTCCTAGTCTCCCAAGATCTCTTATCTTTCGGTCACAAATTAAGGGCCAACTACGAGGAAACCAAGTCCCTTCTGCTCAAG ATTGCAGGCCACACAGATCTGTTGGAAGGGGATCCATACCTGAAGCAACGGCTGCGGCTGCGGGACTCCTACATCACAACGTTGAACGTGTGCCAAGCCTACACGCTCAAGCGAATCCGCGATCCCAACTACCATGTCAAGCTGAGGCCTCATATTTCCAAGGACTACTTCGACTCCAAACCGGCTGCGGAGCTCGTCAAGCTCAACCCTACCAGCGAATACGCGCCGGGATTGGAGGACACCCTCATCTTGACCATGAAGGGCATTGCTGCTGGAATGCAGAACACtggttga